Proteins from a genomic interval of Desulfurobacterium sp. TC5-1:
- a CDS encoding transcription termination/antitermination NusG family protein, with translation MSNVMNEPKWYIVSIKPRKEKVVFVQFERINIEYFYPIVKVKKRKLLKEEPLFPGYMFAKFSIAEHFNNVRYTRGVKDIVRFGRNIPYIDESFIENLKEKTNSIIDFEKADLKEGEVVKIKEGPFRGLIGQVLKLKKGDERVVLLLKAASMSPKIEIPISFVEKVS, from the coding sequence ATGAGTAATGTTATGAACGAACCAAAATGGTACATAGTTAGTATTAAACCAAGAAAGGAAAAGGTCGTTTTTGTCCAGTTTGAAAGAATAAACATTGAATACTTTTATCCTATCGTAAAGGTTAAAAAGAGAAAACTTTTAAAAGAAGAACCGTTGTTCCCAGGTTACATGTTTGCAAAGTTTTCAATAGCCGAGCACTTTAACAACGTCAGATACACAAGGGGCGTAAAAGATATCGTAAGATTTGGCAGAAACATACCGTATATAGACGAAAGCTTTATAGAAAACCTAAAAGAAAAAACAAACTCAATTATAGATTTCGAAAAAGCGGATCTGAAAGAAGGCGAGGTGGTAAAAATTAAGGAAGGACCCTTCAGGGGTTTAATAGGACAGGTGTTGAAACTCAAAAAAGGTGATGAAAGAGTTGTTCTCTTACTGAAAGCGGCTTCAATGTCTCCTAAAATAGAAATTCCAATCTCTTTTGTGGAAAAGGTAAGTTAA
- the rfbD gene encoding dTDP-4-dehydrorhamnose reductase yields MILITGKNGQLAGEFIRKLTEKGTDFKALSHKELDIGNLDSVVKAVRELKPEVIINCAAYNLVDKAEEEYEIAYKTNAIGPENLAIAAKEAGSFLIHYSTDYVFDGKKEDGLYTESDEPSPVNEYGKTKLEGEKRVMEIGNDYLIFRVSWVYGKGKQNFIYKLTRWAEKMPFLKIVCDEFSVPTSTRTIVDVTLKAVEERLTGLYHLVNSGYTSRFEWARLTFKLLKLDKFIRPVTSDAFKLPAKRPGFSPMSNKKLSKTLNVEIPPWEEALERFIKEGGLTL; encoded by the coding sequence GTGATACTCATAACGGGGAAAAACGGTCAGCTGGCCGGGGAGTTTATCCGAAAATTAACGGAAAAAGGAACAGATTTCAAAGCTCTAAGCCACAAAGAACTTGATATCGGAAACCTTGATAGCGTTGTAAAAGCAGTAAGAGAACTTAAACCGGAAGTCATCATCAACTGCGCGGCCTACAACTTAGTCGATAAGGCCGAAGAAGAGTACGAAATTGCCTACAAAACCAACGCAATCGGCCCTGAAAACCTTGCCATAGCAGCAAAGGAAGCGGGTAGTTTTCTCATCCATTACAGTACAGACTATGTTTTTGACGGAAAAAAAGAAGACGGCCTGTACACAGAAAGCGACGAACCATCACCGGTAAATGAATACGGAAAAACAAAGCTTGAAGGTGAAAAACGGGTAATGGAAATAGGAAATGATTATTTAATTTTCAGAGTAAGCTGGGTTTACGGAAAGGGAAAACAGAATTTCATATATAAACTAACCCGGTGGGCAGAGAAGATGCCTTTTCTTAAAATTGTATGTGACGAATTTTCAGTACCTACATCTACCAGAACAATAGTTGACGTCACACTAAAGGCAGTCGAAGAAAGGCTGACAGGCCTTTACCATCTGGTCAATTCAGGATACACCTCAAGATTTGAATGGGCAAGATTAACTTTTAAACTTCTCAAACTGGATAAATTCATAAGACCCGTAACCTCTGACGCATTTAAACTTCCAGCAAAAAGGCCGGGATTCTCACCGATGAGCAACAAAAAATTGAGCAAAACACTTAACGTTGAAATTCCACCGTGGGAAGAAGCGCTTGAAAGATTCATAAAAGAGGGAGGCCTGACTTTATGA
- the amrS gene encoding AmmeMemoRadiSam system radical SAM enzyme has product MALAVAAYWKPLDNHKVKCLLCPRECVIAEDQSGFCLVRKNVGGRLVSTVYGEIASGGYDPVEKKPLYHFYPGQVIFSIGTNGCNLDCRSCQNWQISRQETHREIFPPRMAVDYASRYNSIGIAYTYNDPIVWFEYVKDTASMIKEKGLVNVMVTNGNINLEPLKELLPLIDAFNVDLKGMTKEYYAKFSSMPNPNVWQVCEEIKKAGKHIELTKLIVPRFDEFTPEYFETFAKWIAKNLGKDTPLHLSRFFPAYKLMDTAPTPVEVLNMAYDVCKEYLYYVYVGNVIEPTRESTYCPACGALLVKRIGYEVSVNFSNGKCPECGRPVDFVI; this is encoded by the coding sequence ATGGCTTTAGCAGTAGCTGCTTACTGGAAACCTCTTGATAATCATAAAGTCAAGTGTCTCTTATGTCCGAGAGAGTGTGTTATAGCGGAAGATCAGAGCGGTTTTTGTCTTGTAAGGAAAAATGTAGGTGGACGGCTCGTATCAACTGTTTATGGAGAAATTGCTTCTGGTGGTTATGATCCTGTTGAGAAAAAACCTCTCTACCACTTTTATCCCGGGCAGGTGATATTTTCCATCGGTACTAACGGTTGCAACCTTGACTGCCGTTCGTGTCAGAACTGGCAGATTTCAAGGCAGGAAACACATAGGGAAATTTTCCCGCCGCGGATGGCGGTTGATTACGCCTCAAGATATAACTCAATCGGTATAGCTTACACCTATAACGATCCGATAGTCTGGTTTGAGTACGTAAAGGATACTGCCTCTATGATAAAAGAAAAAGGTCTTGTAAACGTGATGGTAACTAACGGAAATATAAATCTTGAACCTTTAAAAGAGCTTTTGCCGTTGATTGATGCTTTTAATGTTGATCTAAAGGGTATGACCAAAGAGTATTACGCTAAATTTTCTTCCATGCCCAACCCGAACGTTTGGCAGGTTTGTGAAGAAATAAAAAAAGCGGGGAAACATATTGAACTTACAAAGTTGATAGTTCCTCGTTTTGATGAGTTTACCCCTGAATACTTTGAAACGTTTGCAAAATGGATTGCTAAAAATCTTGGCAAAGATACTCCTCTTCACCTTTCAAGGTTTTTCCCCGCTTACAAGTTAATGGATACGGCACCGACACCCGTTGAGGTTTTGAACATGGCTTACGATGTTTGTAAAGAGTATTTATACTACGTATATGTCGGCAATGTTATTGAACCTACGAGAGAGTCAACTTACTGCCCTGCCTGTGGTGCTTTGCTTGTTAAGAGGATAGGATACGAAGTCTCCGTTAATTTCTCTAACGGTAAGTGTCCTGAGTGTGGTAGGCCTGTAGATTTTGTGATTTAA
- a CDS encoding YbhB/YbcL family Raf kinase inhibitor-like protein, producing the protein MEIVSTVFGNGEFIPSKYTCDGEDVSPCLLFLDPPEGVRSFALIVEDPDAPSGTFTHWVIYDIPGDFEGLPEDVPPAGNLEYGIKQGLNDFGRIGYGGPCPPPGNPHRYFFILLALDVESTGLPAGATKSELLRAVDGHVITTAEMVGLYGR; encoded by the coding sequence ATGGAAATTGTTAGTACCGTCTTTGGGAATGGGGAATTTATTCCTTCAAAGTACACCTGTGATGGTGAAGATGTGTCACCCTGTTTACTGTTCCTGGATCCTCCGGAAGGGGTACGGAGTTTTGCCCTTATAGTAGAGGATCCAGATGCACCGTCAGGGACATTTACACATTGGGTTATTTACGACATTCCGGGGGATTTCGAAGGTTTACCAGAGGACGTGCCTCCGGCCGGTAATCTTGAATATGGAATAAAGCAGGGACTCAACGATTTTGGCAGGATAGGTTACGGTGGTCCTTGCCCGCCTCCCGGAAATCCTCACAGGTACTTTTTCATTTTACTTGCTCTTGATGTTGAATCAACAGGCTTGCCCGCCGGAGCAACAAAATCTGAGCTTTTGAGAGCTGTAGATGGTCACGTTATTACAACGGCCGAAATGGTTGGCCTTTATGGGAGATAA
- a CDS encoding 2,3,4,5-tetrahydropyridine-2,6-dicarboxylate N-succinyltransferase produces MEELKKIIEQAWENRELLKDEKTKEAIKEVIALLDEGKIRVAEREGVGKWKVNDWVKKAILLFFPISEMKVMEVGPFEYYDKIPLKKDWERRGVRVVPPATARYGSYIEPGAILMPSYVNIGAYVGSGTMVDTWATVGSCAQIGKNVHLSGGVGIGGVLEPPGARPVIIEDNCFIGSRCIIVEGAVIEEEAVLGAGVVITASTKIIDVTGDEPVEYKGRIPARSVVIPGTRIKKFPAGEYGLPCALIIGKRKESTDKKTSLNEVLREFNLPV; encoded by the coding sequence ATGGAAGAACTGAAAAAGATAATTGAACAGGCATGGGAAAATAGAGAGCTTTTAAAAGATGAGAAAACGAAAGAGGCTATCAAAGAAGTAATCGCCCTTCTTGATGAAGGTAAGATAAGAGTAGCTGAAAGGGAAGGCGTGGGAAAGTGGAAGGTAAACGATTGGGTTAAGAAAGCAATTCTCCTGTTTTTCCCCATATCAGAAATGAAGGTAATGGAAGTTGGACCTTTTGAGTACTACGATAAAATTCCCCTCAAAAAAGACTGGGAAAGGCGCGGCGTAAGGGTCGTTCCACCTGCAACGGCAAGGTACGGTTCATACATAGAACCTGGTGCGATACTGATGCCATCTTACGTAAACATAGGTGCCTACGTAGGGAGCGGCACCATGGTTGATACGTGGGCAACCGTAGGTTCATGCGCACAGATAGGTAAAAATGTACACCTGTCAGGTGGCGTGGGAATCGGCGGTGTTCTTGAACCACCGGGCGCAAGACCGGTAATAATAGAAGACAATTGTTTTATAGGCTCAAGATGCATAATTGTTGAAGGCGCAGTGATAGAAGAAGAAGCTGTCCTTGGTGCTGGTGTCGTTATAACAGCTTCCACAAAAATTATTGACGTGACTGGCGACGAACCTGTCGAATATAAAGGAAGAATCCCGGCAAGAAGCGTGGTTATCCCGGGAACGAGAATTAAAAAGTTCCCTGCAGGTGAATACGGACTTCCTTGTGCTCTAATTATCGGAAAGAGGAAAGAATCTACCGATAAGAAAACTTCCCTTAACGAAGTCTTAAGAGAATTCAACCTTCCTGTATAA
- a CDS encoding MotA/TolQ/ExbB proton channel family protein has product MNALAIISKSGFIGYILLFLSIVALAIVIEKILVLRSSKIAPPDGIRTMVLLLSSEKIGDVIEFCKRNKFLISEIIIEAFRNIGEISRTNFLNAFEVIARKKIAELERGMTLLATIATVAPLLGLLGTVIGMVKIFGVLDTGTAAMANPQQLSAGIAEALLTTVLGLIVAVPSYVAYNLLQRKLDKLILDIEQAGVIIANNLKGFKH; this is encoded by the coding sequence ATGAACGCCTTAGCAATAATTTCCAAAAGTGGATTCATAGGATACATATTGCTTTTCCTGTCTATAGTGGCACTTGCCATAGTCATTGAAAAAATCCTGGTACTTAGATCATCAAAAATTGCACCTCCTGACGGAATAAGAACGATGGTACTGCTTTTATCGTCTGAAAAGATCGGAGACGTTATAGAATTTTGCAAAAGAAACAAGTTTTTGATTTCAGAAATCATAATAGAGGCGTTCAGAAACATTGGAGAAATATCAAGAACCAACTTCCTCAATGCATTTGAAGTAATAGCAAGAAAAAAAATAGCTGAACTTGAAAGGGGAATGACGCTACTTGCAACGATAGCAACTGTAGCACCTCTTTTAGGACTCCTTGGTACCGTAATTGGAATGGTTAAAATTTTCGGCGTTCTGGACACGGGAACAGCAGCAATGGCAAACCCTCAACAGCTCTCTGCAGGAATAGCAGAAGCCCTCTTGACAACGGTGCTTGGCCTCATAGTTGCCGTCCCGTCCTACGTTGCCTACAACCTCCTTCAGAGAAAACTTGACAAATTAATACTTGACATAGAGCAGGCCGGGGTAATAATTGCTAACAACCTGAAAGGCTTTAAACATTAA
- the pyk gene encoding pyruvate kinase, translated as MKRAKIVATLGPAVSDVETLKRLVEEGLNVVRLNMSHGSHEEHRERIKLVREVEKETKKPIPILVDLCGPKIRIGKIKNEPLYLHRGNTVVLTSDRNHGDDEIFVNYERLPEEVKPGEAILLADGAFRLRVKEISGRRVICEVVVGGPLTSHKGVNLPHTSLSIPALTQKDREDVEFAVREGADIIALSFVRKADDVLELKALLDTLNASHIPVVAKIEKPEAVDRIDEILEAADSIMVARGDLGVEMPIEKVPVIQKMLIRKANRKGKPVITATQMLKSMVDMPIPTRAEVTDIANAVLDGTDALMLSEETAVGKYPVEVIKTMSKVIREAEKMYPYRRYEEIEPVTLQDSLARAACGLAQNKQIKAIIPFTRTGATAMAVAKFRPSVPVFAVTHDVKTSRKLALIWGIESCLTVQVDSVEKMINVSVQAVKDRGIAKSGDKIIVLAGAPTGVPGSTNLVKVVEVR; from the coding sequence ATGAAAAGGGCAAAAATAGTTGCAACTTTGGGGCCGGCCGTTAGCGATGTTGAAACGCTTAAAAGGCTTGTTGAAGAGGGTCTTAATGTTGTTAGGTTGAACATGTCTCACGGGAGTCACGAAGAACACAGAGAGAGGATAAAACTTGTTAGAGAGGTTGAGAAAGAAACCAAAAAGCCGATTCCCATACTTGTTGACCTCTGCGGTCCAAAGATAAGGATAGGCAAGATAAAAAATGAGCCTTTATACCTTCACAGGGGAAATACGGTTGTTCTTACCTCTGACAGGAATCACGGTGATGATGAGATTTTCGTTAATTACGAGCGCCTTCCTGAAGAGGTTAAACCTGGCGAGGCCATTCTTTTAGCTGATGGTGCCTTCAGGTTAAGAGTAAAAGAAATTTCGGGAAGAAGGGTAATCTGTGAGGTTGTTGTGGGTGGTCCTTTGACTTCCCACAAGGGCGTTAACCTTCCTCATACTTCCCTTTCGATTCCTGCCCTGACACAGAAAGATAGAGAAGACGTGGAATTTGCCGTCAGAGAAGGTGCTGACATAATAGCTCTCTCTTTTGTAAGGAAGGCGGATGACGTCCTTGAGCTTAAGGCTTTGCTTGATACTTTAAATGCTTCCCATATACCAGTTGTAGCAAAAATTGAAAAGCCGGAGGCCGTAGATAGGATAGACGAGATTTTGGAAGCAGCAGATTCCATAATGGTGGCAAGAGGCGACCTTGGCGTTGAAATGCCAATTGAGAAGGTGCCTGTCATACAGAAAATGCTTATAAGGAAGGCAAATAGAAAGGGAAAGCCGGTTATAACCGCTACGCAGATGCTAAAGTCAATGGTTGACATGCCGATACCTACGAGAGCCGAAGTTACCGATATTGCAAATGCGGTTCTTGACGGTACCGATGCGCTTATGCTTTCAGAAGAAACGGCTGTCGGTAAGTATCCGGTGGAAGTTATAAAGACAATGTCAAAGGTGATAAGGGAAGCCGAGAAGATGTATCCTTACAGGCGTTATGAAGAAATTGAACCCGTTACGCTTCAGGATTCCCTTGCCAGGGCTGCCTGCGGTCTTGCGCAGAACAAACAGATAAAAGCCATCATCCCGTTTACGAGGACCGGTGCTACGGCCATGGCAGTTGCAAAGTTCAGACCTTCCGTTCCCGTTTTTGCAGTTACTCACGATGTTAAAACAAGCAGGAAGCTTGCACTTATTTGGGGTATTGAATCGTGCTTGACAGTTCAGGTTGATTCTGTTGAAAAGATGATAAACGTTTCCGTTCAAGCGGTTAAAGATAGAGGTATTGCAAAATCGGGCGATAAGATTATAGTTTTAGCAGGTGCACCGACAGGGGTGCCCGGCAGTACAAATTTAGTTAAGGTGGTTGAGGTTAGATAA
- the topA gene encoding type I DNA topoisomerase: MAKAKKKLLIVESPAKAKTIQRYLGKDFIVKASMGHVRDLPEKEFGVDIEKDFKPKYVIIKGKQKVVKEIKEAAKKADEVYLATDPDREGEAISWHIAHILKRLKKDGIYRVRFHEITKKAIQEAIKNADTIDEKKVDAQQARRILDRIVGYTISPLLSRRFKKALSAGRVQSVALRLICDREEEIRAFKPKEYWTIEALFGADEGDFSAKLSAVDGKKLSKFSIPDEATAKDLVEKAKQAASFVVASVETKERKRKPYPPFITSTLQQEASKRFGFPAKLTMQIAQQLYEGIDIGSERVGLITYMRTDSTRVSDEAVKEARGFIEKEFGKDYLPQRPRTYEGKTPKSAQDAHEAIRPTSVERTPESIKNYLTPEQFKLYDLIWRRFVASQMKDAVFNTVAMDVEGNGLVFRATGSTVKFPGFMKVYKIDVDEKLLPPVKEGERVELKDIKGVQHFTEPPPRYTEGTLVKALEEEGVGRPSTYATIISNIIQRGYVEKEKQKLKPTELGEFINGLLKKLFPKVVDIKFTANIEEELDKIEEGQKKWKELLKEFYFGEFKDLLEKAKKDLKELKGEPVGRKCPKCGAELLKIYGRYGAFIACSNYPECDYKENGKKEDEKVGRKCPECGAELVIKSGRYGRFIACSNYPECKYTERITYGKCPECGEGDIVERRSKKGRVFYGCSRYPECKYTANKPPEPAKKESEK, from the coding sequence ATGGCAAAGGCGAAGAAGAAGCTTCTCATTGTTGAGTCACCGGCAAAAGCAAAAACAATTCAACGCTATCTTGGAAAAGATTTCATTGTTAAGGCTTCCATGGGGCACGTTCGTGACCTTCCGGAAAAAGAGTTTGGTGTTGACATTGAAAAGGATTTTAAGCCTAAGTACGTGATAATAAAAGGTAAGCAGAAGGTAGTAAAAGAGATTAAAGAGGCCGCAAAGAAGGCTGATGAGGTTTACCTTGCTACTGACCCTGATAGAGAAGGAGAAGCTATAAGCTGGCACATTGCCCACATTTTAAAAAGATTAAAAAAAGACGGCATTTACAGGGTTAGATTTCACGAAATCACCAAAAAGGCCATTCAGGAAGCGATAAAGAATGCTGATACGATAGACGAGAAAAAAGTTGATGCTCAGCAGGCAAGGAGAATCCTTGACAGGATTGTTGGTTACACGATTTCGCCTCTCCTATCCCGCCGATTTAAAAAAGCCCTTTCGGCCGGTAGGGTTCAATCGGTGGCTTTAAGGCTTATCTGCGATAGGGAAGAGGAGATAAGGGCTTTTAAGCCAAAGGAATACTGGACGATAGAAGCCCTATTTGGTGCAGATGAGGGTGATTTTTCAGCAAAGCTTTCTGCCGTTGACGGGAAAAAGCTTTCAAAGTTCTCAATACCTGATGAGGCTACTGCTAAAGATTTGGTTGAAAAGGCAAAGCAGGCTGCCTCTTTTGTTGTTGCCTCTGTTGAGACAAAAGAGCGGAAGAGAAAGCCCTATCCGCCGTTTATAACGAGTACTCTTCAGCAGGAAGCATCAAAGCGTTTTGGATTCCCTGCAAAGCTTACCATGCAAATAGCACAGCAGCTTTACGAAGGTATTGACATAGGCAGCGAAAGGGTTGGTCTTATTACATATATGAGAACAGATTCAACGAGGGTATCAGACGAAGCCGTAAAAGAGGCGAGAGGCTTTATAGAGAAGGAGTTCGGTAAAGATTATCTTCCACAGAGGCCAAGGACTTACGAAGGGAAAACGCCAAAATCTGCCCAGGACGCCCACGAGGCAATAAGACCCACATCTGTGGAGAGAACGCCTGAAAGCATTAAGAATTACCTTACGCCCGAGCAGTTTAAACTTTACGATCTGATATGGCGCAGGTTTGTTGCTTCCCAGATGAAAGATGCCGTCTTTAACACCGTTGCAATGGATGTTGAAGGTAACGGCCTTGTTTTCCGTGCCACCGGAAGCACCGTAAAGTTTCCAGGGTTCATGAAGGTTTACAAAATTGATGTTGACGAAAAGCTGCTTCCGCCTGTTAAAGAGGGTGAAAGGGTTGAACTGAAAGATATTAAAGGTGTTCAGCACTTCACAGAACCCCCACCAAGATACACGGAAGGTACGCTTGTAAAAGCTCTTGAAGAGGAAGGGGTAGGCAGGCCTTCAACTTACGCAACGATAATTTCAAACATCATTCAAAGAGGCTATGTAGAAAAGGAAAAGCAGAAGTTAAAGCCGACGGAACTTGGTGAATTTATTAACGGTCTTTTGAAAAAGCTTTTTCCGAAGGTTGTTGACATAAAATTTACTGCAAACATTGAAGAAGAGCTTGACAAGATAGAGGAAGGTCAGAAAAAGTGGAAAGAACTTTTAAAGGAATTCTACTTTGGCGAATTTAAAGACCTCCTTGAGAAAGCAAAAAAAGATCTGAAAGAGCTAAAGGGTGAACCGGTTGGCCGTAAGTGTCCAAAGTGCGGTGCTGAATTGCTTAAAATATACGGCAGGTACGGTGCATTTATTGCCTGTTCAAATTATCCTGAATGCGATTACAAGGAAAACGGTAAAAAAGAGGACGAAAAAGTTGGCCGCAAATGTCCTGAATGTGGGGCAGAACTTGTGATTAAAAGCGGTAGATACGGAAGATTTATTGCCTGTTCAAACTATCCTGAATGTAAGTACACTGAAAGGATAACTTACGGAAAGTGTCCCGAATGCGGAGAAGGTGATATAGTAGAAAGGAGGAGCAAGAAAGGGCGCGTTTTCTACGGCTGCTCAAGGTATCCTGAATGTAAGTACACCGCCAATAAACCGCCAGAACCGGCAAAGAAGGAGAGTGAAAAATGA
- a CDS encoding metallophosphoesterase, with protein sequence MKVAVVSDSHDNVEKSRKFVELVNGMDVGLVVHCGDIISPFTMEVFKKVEAPLTVVFGNNDGEVAGLLKSFSEIKKPPLFVEIDGKKAVVMHEPVLLDVIPGSVDFLFFGHTHEVFVDKIKGTVVVNPGELCGYLSNHSTFAILDTATGEVTVEEI encoded by the coding sequence ATGAAAGTGGCAGTTGTTTCTGACAGCCACGATAACGTTGAAAAGAGCAGAAAGTTTGTAGAACTTGTTAACGGTATGGATGTTGGACTTGTAGTGCACTGCGGTGACATTATTTCACCGTTTACCATGGAGGTATTTAAGAAGGTGGAAGCACCTCTGACGGTTGTTTTTGGAAATAACGACGGTGAAGTTGCCGGTCTGCTTAAAAGCTTTTCTGAAATAAAGAAACCGCCTCTTTTCGTGGAGATTGACGGAAAAAAGGCGGTGGTCATGCACGAACCTGTACTTTTGGACGTTATTCCGGGGAGTGTTGATTTCCTGTTCTTTGGCCACACCCACGAGGTTTTCGTAGATAAGATTAAAGGGACTGTTGTTGTAAATCCCGGTGAACTGTGCGGCTATCTTTCAAATCATTCAACATTTGCTATACTTGATACGGCGACCGGCGAAGTTACTGTAGAGGAGATTTGA
- a CDS encoding nucleotidyltransferase domain-containing protein, with translation MLTTERKVRLTDKEITKIKEAILSVDPTAEIILFGSRTDLSKRGGDIDILVISSKIDYKNRRRIRVNLFKELGDRKIDLIITPDPSKDVFTKLAYKYGVKL, from the coding sequence ATGCTAACAACGGAAAGAAAAGTTAGGTTGACGGATAAAGAAATTACGAAGATAAAAGAAGCTATTTTATCTGTGGATCCCACTGCCGAAATTATCCTTTTTGGCAGTAGAACGGATTTGAGTAAAAGGGGAGGTGATATAGATATTCTTGTTATCTCTTCAAAGATTGACTACAAAAATAGAAGAAGAATAAGAGTTAATCTCTTTAAAGAATTGGGTGACAGGAAGATAGACCTGATCATTACCCCTGATCCTTCTAAAGATGTTTTTACGAAACTTGCTTACAAGTACGGAGTTAAATTGTGA